The Thermoflavifilum sp. genome contains a region encoding:
- a CDS encoding UbiA family prenyltransferase gives MKSGYTLIAYGRKAGELLIYGCIFISVCAVSMSLETSMMLHIPFNHFFFYLFIFSATLFQYNLHYYIKTSANKHSARFAWSNAHKSIHLLFAVAGVAGMLLSLRFLTLKHDLALLGIGIISAMYSLPVLPFRKRKRIKDFGLLKIITLSLVWTLVTVWFPVIHLQKINLAFWLVFFRRMIFLFVLCLAFDIRDVPVDAREGIRTLPVSIGVKNAYLLIYLLLILFVGLSVWHMFASPEPLMLAAMIISAMATYWIIDYARMHRHDMVYLLGVDGMMILQALLVALSIWFTRTAS, from the coding sequence ATGAAGTCAGGATATACGCTAATTGCTTATGGCAGGAAAGCGGGTGAGCTGTTGATATACGGGTGTATATTCATCAGTGTCTGTGCGGTGAGTATGAGCCTGGAAACCAGTATGATGCTGCATATACCATTTAATCATTTTTTCTTTTATCTGTTTATATTTTCCGCTACGCTGTTTCAATACAATCTGCATTACTACATCAAAACCTCGGCCAACAAGCATTCTGCACGATTTGCCTGGTCAAATGCCCATAAATCGATTCATCTTCTCTTTGCTGTAGCAGGTGTGGCAGGCATGCTGCTAAGCCTGAGATTTTTAACCCTGAAACATGATCTCGCATTGCTGGGTATCGGCATCATTTCGGCCATGTACTCTTTGCCTGTATTGCCTTTTAGAAAACGAAAAAGAATTAAAGATTTTGGTTTGTTGAAAATCATTACCCTGAGTCTGGTCTGGACGCTGGTGACGGTATGGTTTCCGGTCATTCATCTGCAAAAGATAAATCTGGCCTTCTGGCTGGTGTTTTTCAGGAGAATGATATTTTTATTTGTGCTTTGCCTGGCATTTGATATCCGAGATGTGCCGGTTGATGCACGGGAAGGCATTCGTACCTTGCCCGTAAGCATCGGCGTGAAAAATGCCTATCTATTGATTTATCTGTTGTTGATCCTTTTTGTGGGACTGTCGGTATGGCACATGTTTGCTAGTCCAGAACCCCTGATGCTGGCTGCCATGATTATTTCGGCCATGGCTACTTACTGGATCATTGATTATGCTCGCATGCATCGTCATGATATGGTGTATTTGCTGGGTGTGGATGGCATGATGATTCTTCAGGCCCTGCTGGTGGCTTTAAGTATCTGGTTCACTCGAACGGCTTCATAA
- a CDS encoding dipeptidase codes for MSFKCCWLYSMLIPVLASAQQHMHQTGTSDEAFALQLHRQALVFDTHNDVISTLTMKGYDISHRLNVGNTDLVRLKAGGVDAQFFSIWCDGSYGKGQAFAWANREIDSLMAIIHRNPDKIALATSASDVKRIVAQHKIAALIGVEGGHMIEDRLDYLDSLYKRGMRYMTLTWNNSTDWATSAVDETLHADTLSHKGLTAFGRQVVRRMNELGIIVDLAHVGEQTFYDALAVTTRPVLVSHSSVYALDPVPRNLKDDQIRAVARNGGVICVNFYDAFLDPHFSHRLDSLVDAHPRLSDSLKQLYPETMDFQVHFLQALPEAAYQIKPPLSLLIDHIDYIVKLVGVDYVGLGADFDGAEAYPRDMDDVTCYPRITSALLQRGYSPADIRKILGGNVMRVLQANETGSRPAHATGER; via the coding sequence ATGTCTTTTAAATGCTGCTGGCTTTATAGCATGCTGATTCCGGTGCTGGCCTCTGCCCAGCAACACATGCACCAGACCGGAACATCCGATGAAGCCTTTGCCCTTCAATTACATCGGCAAGCGCTGGTATTCGATACCCACAACGATGTGATTTCAACACTAACCATGAAAGGCTACGATATTTCACACCGCCTGAATGTGGGAAATACGGATCTGGTGCGACTTAAGGCGGGTGGGGTAGATGCGCAATTTTTCTCCATCTGGTGTGATGGATCATACGGCAAGGGACAGGCCTTTGCCTGGGCAAACCGGGAAATCGATTCGTTGATGGCGATCATCCATCGCAATCCCGATAAAATTGCGCTGGCTACCTCGGCATCGGATGTGAAGCGTATTGTGGCACAGCATAAAATTGCAGCCCTGATCGGGGTAGAAGGCGGGCACATGATTGAAGATCGTCTCGATTACCTGGATAGTCTCTACAAACGGGGTATGCGCTATATGACCCTCACGTGGAACAACAGCACAGACTGGGCCACCTCGGCTGTTGACGAAACCCTGCATGCCGATACGCTCAGCCACAAAGGGCTTACAGCATTCGGCCGACAGGTGGTACGAAGAATGAATGAACTGGGCATAATCGTGGACCTGGCGCATGTGGGTGAACAAACCTTTTACGATGCGCTTGCCGTTACCACCAGGCCTGTACTGGTTTCGCATAGCAGTGTATATGCACTCGACCCTGTTCCTCGTAATTTAAAAGACGACCAGATCAGGGCTGTGGCAAGGAATGGCGGGGTGATCTGTGTAAATTTCTACGATGCCTTTCTGGATCCTCATTTCAGCCATCGACTCGATAGCCTAGTGGATGCGCATCCGCGACTGAGCGATTCCCTGAAACAACTGTATCCCGAAACCATGGATTTTCAGGTGCATTTTCTGCAAGCCCTGCCCGAAGCAGCTTATCAAATCAAGCCACCGCTTTCCCTGCTCATTGACCATATCGATTATATTGTTAAGCTGGTAGGGGTTGACTATGTGGGATTGGGTGCCGATTTCGATGGAGCCGAAGCTTATCCGCGTGATATGGACGATGTAACCTGCTATCCACGCATCACCAGCGCCTTATTACAACGAGGATATTCACCCGCCGATATTCGAAAAATTCTCGGTGGCAATGTCATGCGGGTACTTCAGGCCAACGAAACGGGCAGCAGGCCTGCTCATGCAACAGGAGAAAGATGA
- a CDS encoding aspartate kinase, with the protein MKVLKFGGTSMGSAESIRQVVAIIQEQRRMAYQANKDGGLAVVASAMSGVTNQLLQMASQAEQGAEFEQSLQQLQERHFQVVYALLETRHQNQALMELKLLVNELETILHGIRALRELSARTADLVMSFGERLSTTLLSHILRQYEPDVTYVDAREWIKTDSHFGNARVYTERSYALICKAVNQHPATLFCITGFIGSDEQGHTTTLGRGGSDYTAALVGAAIHAEEIQIWTDVDGFMTADPRIVKKAFPLEEISYTEAMELSYFGAKVIYPPTLIPVILQKIPVVIRNTFHPEFPGTVIREKAKRNGTLIRGISSINHISLINIQGSGMVGKSGVSGRLFALFARENINIILITQASSEHSITIAVTPAHAEKARKLIEQEFELELATRKMEPQKSSMIFLFWRLWVKICGRRRDYPVNCSAPWVAMESMWWPLHRVRRNTIFLWW; encoded by the coding sequence GTGAAAGTACTCAAATTTGGAGGCACTTCCATGGGAAGTGCGGAAAGCATCCGACAGGTTGTTGCTATCATTCAGGAACAACGGCGCATGGCTTATCAGGCCAATAAGGACGGCGGACTTGCTGTGGTGGCTTCGGCCATGAGCGGAGTTACCAACCAGTTATTGCAAATGGCTTCTCAGGCCGAGCAGGGAGCTGAATTTGAACAGTCCCTTCAACAGTTACAGGAAAGGCATTTCCAGGTCGTATACGCCCTGCTTGAAACGCGCCATCAGAATCAGGCTTTGATGGAGCTAAAACTTCTGGTGAATGAACTGGAGACGATTTTACATGGTATACGTGCCCTGCGCGAGCTTTCGGCAAGAACGGCCGACCTGGTGATGAGCTTCGGAGAACGCCTTTCCACCACGCTACTGTCGCATATCCTGCGTCAGTATGAACCTGATGTAACATATGTGGATGCGCGTGAGTGGATTAAGACCGACAGCCATTTTGGAAATGCCAGGGTATACACGGAACGCAGCTATGCATTGATCTGTAAGGCTGTAAATCAGCATCCCGCAACCCTGTTTTGTATCACTGGCTTTATCGGTTCGGATGAACAGGGACATACTACTACGCTGGGTCGTGGAGGAAGTGATTATACCGCAGCCCTGGTGGGTGCCGCCATCCATGCTGAAGAAATTCAGATCTGGACAGATGTGGATGGCTTTATGACAGCCGACCCGCGCATTGTAAAAAAAGCCTTCCCGCTGGAAGAAATCTCTTACACCGAAGCCATGGAATTATCTTATTTCGGTGCAAAGGTGATTTATCCGCCCACCCTGATTCCTGTGATCCTGCAGAAAATTCCGGTGGTCATTCGCAATACTTTTCATCCGGAATTTCCGGGCACGGTAATCCGGGAAAAAGCCAAACGTAACGGTACCCTTATCCGAGGCATCAGCAGCATCAACCACATCAGCCTCATCAACATCCAGGGTAGCGGCATGGTCGGCAAATCGGGTGTCAGTGGCCGGTTATTTGCCTTATTTGCCCGCGAAAACATCAACATCATCCTCATCACCCAGGCTTCCTCGGAACATAGCATCACGATTGCCGTAACGCCTGCTCATGCCGAAAAAGCTCGAAAACTCATCGAACAGGAATTTGAACTGGAGCTGGCCACCCGTAAAATGGAGCCCCAGAAGTCGAGCATGATCTTTCTATTCTGGCGATTGTGGGTGAAAATATGCGGCAGACGAAGGGATTATCCGGTAAACTGTTCAGCGCCCTGGGTCGCAATGGAATCAATGTGGTGGCCATTGCACAGGGTTCGTCGGAATACAATATTTCTGTGGTGGTGA
- the bioB gene encoding biotin synthase BioB — protein MPTIHDLIRHDWKREEIEAIYHQPLLDLIFQAASIHRQFHTPGEVQVCTLLSIKTGGCPEDCAYCSQSVHHHTSVKPQPLMHKDEVLAAARQAKANGSTRFCMGAAWREVRNNRDFDRVLEMIHEIREMGLEVCCTLGMLTEEQARRLHEAGLYAYNHNLDTSASYYGEIIHTRTYEDRLRTLEHVRKAGVSVCCGGIIGMGESDADRIELLQTLANLPEHPESVPINALVPIEGTPLENQPPVEIWDMIRMIATARILMPKAMVRLSAGRLQYSPAEQALCFLAGANSIFSGEKLLTTPNPGVDADKALFALLGLKPRPAFKDHLSPVA, from the coding sequence ATGCCTACTATTCATGATCTCATTCGGCACGACTGGAAAAGAGAAGAGATTGAAGCCATTTACCACCAACCCCTGCTGGATTTGATTTTTCAGGCGGCTTCCATTCATCGGCAATTTCATACCCCTGGTGAAGTACAGGTGTGCACTTTGCTTTCCATTAAAACCGGCGGATGTCCGGAAGATTGTGCTTACTGTTCGCAATCTGTTCATCATCACACATCCGTTAAGCCTCAGCCGCTGATGCATAAGGATGAAGTGCTGGCGGCTGCCCGGCAGGCGAAAGCAAATGGTTCCACGCGTTTCTGCATGGGTGCTGCCTGGCGGGAAGTACGCAATAATCGGGATTTTGATCGGGTACTGGAGATGATTCATGAAATCAGGGAAATGGGGCTTGAGGTGTGCTGTACGCTGGGTATGCTCACCGAAGAACAGGCCAGGCGCCTGCACGAAGCGGGTTTATATGCTTACAATCATAACTTGGATACATCGGCTTCCTATTACGGCGAAATCATCCATACCCGTACTTATGAAGATCGTTTGCGCACGCTGGAACACGTGCGAAAAGCGGGCGTGAGTGTATGTTGCGGTGGTATCATCGGCATGGGCGAGTCTGATGCAGATCGTATTGAATTGTTGCAAACCCTTGCGAATTTGCCTGAACATCCGGAATCTGTGCCCATTAACGCCCTGGTGCCTATTGAAGGCACACCACTCGAAAATCAACCCCCAGTGGAGATCTGGGATATGATTCGCATGATTGCAACGGCTCGTATCCTCATGCCTAAAGCCATGGTAAGATTAAGCGCGGGGCGACTGCAGTATAGTCCGGCCGAGCAAGCGCTTTGTTTTCTGGCGGGGGCCAATTCCATTTTTTCCGGAGAAAAATTGCTTACCACGCCTAATCCTGGTGTGGATGCAGATAAAGCGCTGTTTGCCTTATTGGGTTTAAAGCCCAGGCCAGCATTTAAAGATCATCTTTCTCCTGTTGCATGA
- the nagB gene encoding glucosamine-6-phosphate deaminase: MPQQNSTGNFIDTFEHVAVEIFPDNKEGSRYVAQQIADLMREKERKGQHCVLGLATGSSPQNVYAELVRMHQQEGLSFKHVITFNLDEYYPIEHDALQSFHRYMWERLFKHVDILPENVHIPDGTIPKDQIKVYCQQYEAEIEKVGGIDLQLLGIGHNGHIGFNEPGSNINSRTRLIALDQATRIANSYEFAHIAEVPRLAITMGISTILKARRIILIAWGQHKAAIVRKAVEGHSTEQVPASLLQQHPDCTFVLDEQAASELTRYKSPWLTGECEWTPKMIRKAVCSLALELNKPILMLTDNDYNDHGLSDLLVQFGSAYDINLMVFNGMKSTITGWPGGKPGVHIPDHPERSEPARKRVLIFSPHMDDDIISMGGTFIRLHEQGHDVHVAYQTSGNIAVNDEFVLRFIDFAVGFDEIFGIDKSRATQIMKEAREFIRNKKPSQIDTPEIRAIKGLIRKCEAKATCRYVGIPEDHIHFLDLPFYETGRIEKNPPGEEDIRITMDIIRQVKPHQIYAAGDLADPHGTHKVCLDIIIEALKRLKHEPFMQDCWVWLYRGAWQEWEIYEIEMAIPMSPDQVIQKRHGIFIHQSQKDVVVFQGSDRREFWQRAEERNAATAELYDRLGLPKYAAMEAFVRYHF, encoded by the coding sequence ATGCCACAGCAGAATTCGACAGGGAATTTTATCGACACGTTCGAGCATGTTGCCGTAGAAATTTTTCCGGATAATAAGGAAGGCTCGCGCTATGTAGCGCAACAAATTGCCGACCTGATGCGTGAAAAAGAGCGAAAAGGCCAGCATTGTGTGCTGGGACTTGCCACCGGTTCCTCGCCTCAAAACGTTTATGCCGAGCTGGTGCGCATGCATCAGCAAGAAGGATTGAGTTTTAAGCATGTCATTACTTTTAACCTGGATGAATATTATCCCATTGAGCATGATGCTTTGCAGAGTTTTCACCGATACATGTGGGAGCGATTGTTTAAACATGTCGATATTCTCCCCGAAAATGTACATATTCCAGATGGTACCATTCCCAAAGATCAGATCAAGGTTTACTGTCAGCAATATGAAGCCGAAATAGAAAAGGTCGGGGGCATTGATTTGCAATTGTTGGGCATCGGGCATAATGGCCATATCGGATTCAATGAACCGGGCTCCAATATCAATTCCCGGACACGGCTTATTGCGCTGGATCAGGCAACACGAATAGCCAACTCCTATGAATTTGCCCATATTGCCGAAGTGCCACGACTGGCCATTACCATGGGCATCAGTACCATTCTGAAGGCACGTCGCATCATACTCATCGCCTGGGGCCAGCATAAAGCAGCCATCGTACGCAAAGCCGTGGAGGGGCATAGCACCGAACAAGTGCCGGCATCTCTGCTGCAACAACATCCGGATTGTACCTTCGTACTGGATGAACAGGCTGCATCCGAACTCACCCGCTACAAATCGCCCTGGCTGACCGGTGAGTGTGAATGGACGCCCAAGATGATTCGCAAAGCGGTATGCTCACTTGCACTTGAATTGAACAAGCCTATCCTTATGCTTACCGACAACGACTATAACGATCATGGCTTAAGCGATTTGCTCGTACAATTCGGCTCGGCTTACGATATCAATCTCATGGTATTCAATGGTATGAAAAGCACCATCACGGGCTGGCCGGGCGGGAAACCAGGTGTACACATTCCCGATCATCCTGAAAGAAGCGAGCCTGCCAGAAAACGCGTGCTCATTTTTTCACCGCATATGGACGATGATATCATTTCAATGGGCGGAACTTTCATTCGCCTGCACGAACAAGGACACGATGTGCATGTGGCTTACCAGACCTCGGGCAATATAGCGGTGAACGATGAGTTTGTACTCAGGTTTATTGATTTTGCCGTGGGTTTCGACGAAATCTTTGGTATCGATAAAAGCCGGGCCACGCAGATCATGAAAGAAGCGCGCGAATTCATCCGCAATAAAAAACCCAGTCAGATCGATACACCAGAAATCCGTGCCATCAAAGGATTGATTCGAAAATGTGAAGCCAAGGCTACCTGTCGATACGTAGGCATTCCGGAAGATCATATCCATTTTCTGGACTTGCCTTTTTATGAAACAGGACGTATTGAAAAAAATCCGCCCGGCGAAGAAGATATCCGGATTACCATGGATATCATCCGGCAGGTGAAACCCCATCAGATTTATGCCGCCGGTGATCTGGCCGACCCGCATGGCACGCACAAAGTGTGTCTGGATATTATCATTGAAGCGTTGAAACGGCTGAAGCACGAGCCCTTCATGCAGGATTGCTGGGTGTGGCTTTATCGCGGTGCATGGCAGGAATGGGAGATTTATGAAATTGAAATGGCCATCCCCATGAGTCCCGATCAGGTGATTCAGAAACGCCACGGCATTTTCATCCATCAATCCCAAAAAGACGTCGTCGTATTTCAGGGTAGCGACAGGCGAGAGTTCTGGCAAAGAGCCGAAGAAAGAAATGCTGCCACAGCCGAATTATACGATCGATTGGGATTGCCTAAATATGCAGCCATGGAGGCTTTTGTACGTTATCATTTTTAA
- a CDS encoding M42 family metallopeptidase translates to MAKHKKEKRDANIQVHWDFLKKYLDNPSPTGFEKEGQKLWLEYVKPYIDDYLVDPYGSVAAIINPDAKFKVVIEAHADEISWFVNYITPEGLIYVIRNGGSDQQIAPSKRVHIHTEKGIVKAVFGWPAIHTRQRSNDNKEPQPKVENIFLDCGARSRKEVEALGVHVGCVVTFEDSYDELSYDHIVGRALDNRVGGFMIAEVARLIAEHKKQTPFGLYVVNAVQEEVGLRGAEMMARRIKPQAAIITDVTHDTTTPMINKNIEGEIQSGKGPVITYGPAVHHILRDLIIHTAKKENIPYQLAAVSRSTGTDTDAFAYANDGTPSALISLPLRYMHTTVEMVSKKDIEHTIQLIYHSLLQIKPDMDFRYF, encoded by the coding sequence ATGGCCAAGCATAAAAAAGAAAAACGAGACGCCAATATTCAGGTGCACTGGGATTTTTTGAAAAAATACCTGGATAATCCTTCCCCTACAGGATTTGAAAAAGAAGGTCAGAAATTATGGCTGGAATATGTAAAACCTTACATAGATGATTATCTGGTTGATCCTTACGGCAGCGTAGCGGCCATCATCAATCCAGATGCAAAGTTTAAAGTAGTTATTGAGGCCCATGCCGATGAAATCTCGTGGTTTGTCAATTATATCACTCCGGAGGGATTGATTTATGTGATTCGCAACGGAGGTTCGGATCAGCAAATTGCACCTTCCAAACGCGTACATATTCATACGGAGAAAGGGATTGTAAAAGCTGTATTTGGCTGGCCCGCCATTCACACCCGTCAACGCAGCAACGATAACAAAGAGCCACAGCCTAAAGTGGAAAATATTTTCCTGGATTGTGGTGCACGCAGCAGAAAAGAGGTAGAAGCATTAGGCGTGCATGTGGGCTGCGTGGTTACCTTCGAAGATAGTTACGACGAGTTATCTTATGATCATATTGTGGGGCGTGCACTCGACAATCGGGTGGGCGGATTTATGATTGCTGAAGTGGCTCGATTGATAGCCGAGCATAAAAAGCAAACACCCTTTGGCCTGTATGTTGTCAATGCCGTACAGGAAGAAGTGGGACTGCGGGGTGCTGAAATGATGGCTCGTCGTATCAAGCCTCAAGCGGCCATCATCACTGATGTCACACACGATACCACCACCCCCATGATCAATAAAAATATTGAAGGTGAAATACAATCCGGTAAAGGTCCTGTCATCACCTATGGTCCTGCCGTACATCATATCTTACGGGATCTGATCATTCATACGGCTAAAAAAGAAAATATTCCTTATCAACTGGCCGCCGTGAGTCGCAGTACGGGTACTGATACCGATGCTTTTGCTTATGCAAACGACGGTACGCCTTCCGCTTTAATTTCGTTGCCTTTGCGTTACATGCATACGACTGTGGAAATGGTGAGCAAGAAAGATATTGAACACACGATTCAACTCATCTATCACAGCCTGTTGCAAATAAAACCGGATATGGATTTCAGATATTTTTAA
- a CDS encoding CpsB/CapC family capsule biosynthesis tyrosine phosphatase codes for MRAKSTADSRSIADWPDLSFIHTDVHAHYLPGVDDGAKDLNTSILLISGLKQMGYEKFIVTPHIKKRSFPNEANDLKSRFSAWQAALQFHGLSVSTALAAEYYLDEHFLQLMENDDLLCFNSFSGRGQVLIEFSFHQPPDRVTEYIQLILDHAYIPVIAHPERYRYYHEQFHMYETFKTMGCLLQMNLNALTGYYGNEEKTIAMKLLQHGLIDYAGTDMHHIRHLEALKSLQQDPHLMKILQYYPFQNMYI; via the coding sequence ATGCGTGCTAAATCAACAGCAGATTCGCGATCCATAGCAGATTGGCCTGATTTATCGTTTATTCACACCGATGTACATGCCCATTATTTACCGGGTGTGGATGATGGAGCAAAAGACCTGAATACTTCTATCCTGTTAATTTCCGGCTTGAAGCAGATGGGGTATGAAAAATTTATTGTTACCCCTCATATCAAGAAACGCTCATTTCCCAATGAAGCTAATGACCTGAAGTCACGTTTTTCGGCATGGCAGGCGGCCTTACAGTTCCATGGGCTTTCGGTATCAACCGCGCTGGCAGCGGAATATTACCTCGATGAACACTTTCTTCAGCTCATGGAAAATGATGATTTGCTTTGCTTTAATTCATTCTCCGGAAGAGGACAGGTATTGATAGAATTTTCTTTTCATCAACCTCCTGATCGGGTGACGGAATACATTCAGCTGATTCTGGATCATGCTTATATCCCCGTAATCGCTCATCCCGAACGTTATCGATATTATCATGAACAATTCCACATGTATGAAACCTTTAAGACCATGGGTTGCTTGCTGCAAATGAATTTAAATGCCCTGACAGGTTATTACGGTAATGAAGAAAAAACAATCGCCATGAAGCTGTTACAACACGGGCTGATTGATTATGCCGGAACCGACATGCATCATATCCGGCATCTGGAAGCGTTGAAATCACTGCAGCAGGATCCGCATCTTATGAAAATACTGCAGTATTATCCGTTTCAAAATATGTATATCTGA
- a CDS encoding lactonase family protein, translating to MLTNPSTGSLRRLMVFLWALVMLCIAYTSDAQTHRNNILFVGTYCPADSQGIFVYDFDSQTGQVKLLDAIAGITNPSFLTLSPDHHFLYAVSETHGADGGHVFAYRWDAQHSKLHFLNEQPSGGKDPCHLSTDHTGKWLLVANYTSGSIAVLPIHTDGSLGAPVQVIQHQGHGPNPQRQEGPHVHFVNITPDNQYVLVSDLGLDKIFIYQFDARRGRLTPAAQPFVAVDPGAGPRHQAFSPDHRVLYLIQEMGWKITAFRYHQGQLNAIQTVSTVEPNFHGVNTAADIHLSPDGRFLYASNRGALNDIVIFAVYPSSGKLKKLTYVSSGGKTPRNFVISPDGQWLLVGHQDSDEVVVFRRNTENGMLTRVGHWYRPRAVCLKMLKE from the coding sequence ATGTTAACCAATCCCTCGACAGGTTCTTTACGGCGACTGATGGTTTTTCTCTGGGCATTGGTCATGCTCTGCATAGCTTACACGTCAGATGCCCAGACGCATCGGAACAACATCCTGTTTGTGGGTACCTATTGTCCGGCCGATAGCCAGGGTATTTTTGTGTATGACTTTGATTCGCAAACCGGCCAGGTGAAATTGTTGGACGCGATCGCTGGAATTACCAATCCGTCGTTTCTCACCCTTTCGCCCGATCATCATTTCCTGTATGCCGTCAGCGAAACGCATGGTGCTGATGGCGGACACGTATTTGCCTATCGCTGGGATGCACAGCACAGCAAACTGCATTTCTTGAATGAACAACCCTCGGGTGGAAAAGATCCCTGTCACCTGAGCACAGACCATACGGGAAAATGGTTGCTGGTGGCAAATTATACCAGCGGAAGCATTGCCGTATTACCCATTCACACGGATGGAAGCCTGGGAGCACCGGTACAGGTGATTCAACATCAGGGCCATGGCCCCAATCCACAGCGACAGGAAGGCCCGCATGTTCATTTTGTAAACATTACACCCGACAATCAATATGTACTGGTTTCGGATCTGGGACTGGATAAAATATTTATCTATCAATTCGATGCGCGGAGGGGCAGGCTTACGCCGGCTGCCCAACCATTCGTAGCGGTAGATCCTGGAGCAGGCCCCCGTCATCAGGCGTTTTCACCTGACCATCGTGTGCTATATCTGATTCAGGAAATGGGCTGGAAAATCACGGCATTTCGGTATCATCAGGGGCAGTTGAACGCTATCCAGACGGTCTCTACGGTTGAACCCAATTTTCATGGAGTGAATACAGCAGCCGATATTCATCTTTCTCCAGATGGTCGTTTTTTATATGCCAGTAACCGGGGTGCATTAAACGATATCGTTATTTTTGCAGTCTATCCATCATCGGGTAAATTGAAAAAATTAACCTACGTGTCGAGTGGAGGTAAAACCCCGCGGAATTTTGTAATCAGTCCGGATGGACAATGGCTGCTCGTAGGACATCAGGACAGTGATGAGGTTGTCGTGTTTCGCAGGAATACAGAAAATGGGATGCTCACGCGCGTTGGACACTGGTATCGCCCGAGGGCTGTTTGCCTGAAGATGCTGAAAGAATAG
- a CDS encoding MraY family glycosyltransferase: MLTQWYFIGGLITATLVTFLSIPIIIRICYELRLLDVPGGRKIHSCSIPHLGGVALYISFFFSMLAWGDFHASTALQYFLLGLSVLFFVGMKDDVVPMSAMKKMGGQVIGAFILVVLAGFKIEDLHGLFGFHHLGSPLSEFVSMFLIVATINAFNLIDGIDGLAGGIALIVTLTYGTIFWVKGLHNMHIAAFILSGALISFLYYNTHPAKIFMGDTGSMTIGYIVAALTLKFLNCDLDLPNGETFHPNPAIAAAILIIPFFDILRVFVFRLWQKKSPFRADRNHIHHILIDCGMNHFQASMLLYIVNGIFIGMAYLLRNINPNLLITFIITMASILTLIAIQLCRKRTTAPMLVSEQPIVSTNPSSNFTTFVTIDNLENLSADEPLKISGR, translated from the coding sequence ATGTTGACCCAGTGGTATTTTATAGGAGGCTTGATTACCGCCACTCTGGTAACCTTTCTGAGCATTCCCATTATTATTCGCATATGTTATGAATTACGATTGTTAGATGTTCCCGGTGGCAGAAAAATCCATTCCTGTAGCATTCCCCATCTGGGCGGGGTAGCATTGTATATCAGTTTTTTCTTTTCCATGCTTGCCTGGGGTGATTTTCATGCATCCACGGCATTACAGTATTTTTTGCTGGGATTATCCGTACTGTTTTTTGTGGGCATGAAAGATGATGTGGTGCCCATGAGTGCGATGAAAAAGATGGGTGGACAGGTTATCGGTGCTTTTATACTCGTTGTGCTGGCCGGCTTTAAAATAGAAGATCTGCATGGTTTATTCGGTTTTCACCATCTGGGATCTCCGTTAAGCGAATTCGTCAGCATGTTCCTGATCGTGGCCACCATCAATGCATTTAATTTAATCGATGGCATTGACGGACTGGCCGGAGGTATTGCATTAATCGTAACCCTTACTTATGGTACCATATTCTGGGTGAAGGGATTGCACAATATGCATATTGCAGCTTTTATACTGAGTGGTGCATTAATCAGTTTTCTATATTACAACACTCATCCGGCAAAAATTTTCATGGGCGATACCGGATCGATGACCATTGGGTATATTGTAGCTGCGTTGACTTTGAAATTTTTGAATTGCGATCTGGATTTACCCAACGGGGAAACCTTTCACCCCAATCCTGCCATAGCCGCCGCTATTCTTATCATCCCGTTTTTTGACATCCTGCGGGTGTTTGTGTTTCGATTATGGCAGAAAAAATCGCCATTTAGAGCCGATCGCAACCATATCCATCATATTTTAATTGATTGCGGTATGAATCACTTTCAAGCATCCATGTTGCTGTATATTGTGAATGGCATATTCATCGGAATGGCATATCTGTTACGGAATATAAACCCGAACTTATTAATTACATTTATCATAACCATGGCGAGTATACTTACGCTTATTGCCATTCAGCTATGTCGGAAGCGAACCACTGCTCCTATGCTGGTTTCAGAGCAGCCGATAGTGTCAACAAACCCTTCATCAAACTTTACGACATTCGTTACCATCGATAATCTCGAAAACCTATCAGCCGATGAACCACTGAAAATATCGGGCAGATAA